Below is a window of Drosophila miranda strain MSH22 chromosome 3, D.miranda_PacBio2.1, whole genome shotgun sequence DNA.
tcgtttaaaacctgcagtgtctctatggagagtcttttgataaaatcgtttaaaaataTGCAGTGTCTtatttgagaatcttttgataaaatcgtttaaaaacatgcagagtctcatttgagaatcttttgataaaattgtttaaaacctgcagtgtctctatggagaatcttttgataaaatcgtttaaaacctgcagtgtctcaatggagaatcttttgataaaatcgttcaaaaccatgcagtgtctcatttgagaatACAATACTCCAAACACTACACATGAATCTACTACTACAAAttctacaaataaaatcattatgagAGGGCTACATTTGAGAATCGCATAGGGAGGGCTTCTATCACAAACTCACAAAATCCAGCGGAaacaatatctccagtatccagcggatacaatttctcctgtatccagcggatacaatatttCCAGCAACCAGCGGATACAGcatctcctgtatccagcggataccatTTGTGGTTGATTGTGGATCGATTGGCAATTTCAATACTCCAAACACTTCACATGCATCTACCACTAAAAAttctacaaataaaatcattatgagAGGGCCACATTTGAGAATAGCATAGGGAGGGCTTCTATCGCaaactcctgtatccagcggatacaatatctccagtatccagcggatacagcATCTCccgtatccagcggataccatTTGTGGTTGATTGTGGATCGATTGGCAATTTCAATACTCCAACCACTACACATGAATCTACTACTACAAATTCTACAAATAAAATCGTTATGAGAGGGCCACATTTGAGAATCGCATAGGGAGGGCTTCTATCGCaaactcctgtatccagcggatacaatatctccagtatccagcggttacaatatctccagtatccagcggatacaatatctcctgtatccagcggataccatttgtggttgattgtggatcgattggcaatttcaatactccaaacactacacatgcatctactactacaaattctacaaataaaatcattatgagAGGGCCACATTTGAGAATCGCATAGGGAGGGCTTCTATCGCaaactcctgtatccagcggatacaatatctccagtatccagcggatacaatatctccagtatccagcggatacaatatttccagtatccagcggatacaatatctcccgtatccagcggataccatTTGTGGTTGATTGTGGATCGATTGGCAATTTCAATACTCCAACCACTACACATGAATCTACTACTACAAAttctacaaataaaatcattatgagAGGGCCACATTTGAGAATCGCATAGGGAGGGCTTCTATCGCaaactcctgtatccagcggatacaatatctccagtatccagcggatacagcATCTCccgtatccagcggataccatTTGTGGTTGATTGTGGATCGATTGGAAATTTCAATACTCCAACCACTACACATGAATCTACTACTACAAATTCTACAAATAAAATCGTTATGAGAGGGCCACATTTGAGAATCGCATAGGGAGGGCTTCTATCGCaaactcctgtatccagcggatacaatatctccagtatccagcggttacaatatctccagtatccagcggatacaatatctccagtatccagcggatacaatatctcccgtatccagcggataccatttgtggttgattgtggatcgattggcaatttcaatactccaaacactacacatgcatctactactacaaattctacaaataaaatcattatgagAGGGCCACATTTGAGAATCGCATAGGGAGGGCTTCTATCGCaaactcctgtatccagcggatacaatatctccagtatccagcggatacaatatctccagtatccagcggatacaatatctccagtatccagcggatacaatatctcccgtatccagcggataccatTTGTGGTTGATTGTGGATCGATTGGCAATTTCAATACTCCAACCACTACACATGAATCTACTACTACAAAttctacaaataaaatcattatgagAGGGCCACATTTGAGAATCGCATAGGGAGGGCTTCTATCGCAAACTCCTGTATCCAgtggatacaatatctccagtatccagcggatacagcATCTCccgtatccagcggatacaatatctccagtatccagcggatacaatatctcccgtatccagcggataccatttgtggttgattgtggatcgattggcaatttcaatactccaaacactacacatgcatctactactacaaattctacaaataaaatcattatgagAGGGCCACATTTGAGAATCGCATAGGGAGGGCTTCTATCGCaaactcctgtatccagcggatacaatatctccagtatccagcggatacaatatctacagtatccagcggatacaatatctccagtatccagcggatacaatatctcctgtatccagcgaaTACCATTTGTGGTTGATTGTGGATCGATTGGCAATTTCAATACTCCAACCACTACACATGAATCTACTACTACAAATTCTACAAATAAAATCGTTATGAGAGGGCCACATTTGAGAATCGCATAGGGAGGGCTTCTATCGCaaactcctgtatccagcggatacaatatttccagtatccagcggttacaatatctccagtatccagcggatacaatatctccagtatccagcggatacaatatctcccgtatccagcggataccatttgtggttgattgtggatcgattggcaatttcaatactccaaacactacacatgcatctactactacaaattctacaaataaaatcattatgagAGGGCCACATTTGAGAATCGCATAGGGAGGGCTTCTATCGCaaactcctgtatccagcggatacaatatctccagtatccagcggatacaatatctccagtatccagcggatacaatatctccagtatccagcggatacaatatctcccgtatccagcggataccatTTGTGGTTGATTGTGGATCGATTGGCAATTTCAATACTCCAACCACTACACATGAATCTACTACTACAAAttctacaaataaaatcattatgagAGGGCCACATTTGAGAATCGCATAGGGAGGGCTTCTATCGCAAACTCCTGTATCCAgtggatacaatatctccagtatccagcggatacagcATCTCccgtatccagcggatacaatatctccagtatccagcggatacagcATCTCccgtatccagcggataccatTTGTGGTTGATTGTGGATCGATTGGCAATTTCAATACTCCAACCACTACACATGAATCTACTACTACAAATTCTACAAATAAAATCGTTATGAGAGGGCCACATTTGAGAATCGCATAGGGAGGGCTTCTATCGCaaactcctgtatccagcggatacaatatctccagtatccagcggttacaatatctccagtatccagcggatacaatatctccagtatccagcggatacaatatctcccgtatccagcggataccatttgtggttgattgtggatcgattggcaatttcaatactccaaacactacacatgcatctactactacaaattctacaaataaaatcattatgagAGGGCCACATTTGAGAATCGCATAGGGAGGGCTTCTATCGCaaactcctgtatccagcggatacaatatctccagtatccagcggttacaatatctccagtatccagcggatacaatatctccagtatccagcggatacaatatctcccgtatccagcggataccatTTGTGGTTGATTGTGGATCGATTGGCAATTTCAATACTCCAACCACTACACATGAATCTACTACTACAAAttctacaaataaaatcattatgagAGGGCCACATTTGAGAATCGCATAGGGAGGGCTTCTATCGCAAACTCCTGTATCCAgtggatacaatatctccagtatccagcggatacagcATCTCccgtatccagcggataccatttgtggtggattgtggatcgatTGGCAATTTCAATACTCCAACCACTACACATGAATCTACTACTACAAAttctacaaataaaatcattatgagAGGGCCACATTTGAGAATCGCATAGGGAGGGCTTCTATCGCaaactcctgtatccagcggatacaatatctccagtatctagcggatacaatatctccagtatccagcggatacaatatctcctgtatccagcggataccatttgtggttgattgtggatcgattggcaatttcaatactccaaacactacacatgcatctactactacaaattctacaaataaaatcattatgagAGGGCCACATTTGAGAATCGCATAGGGAGGGCTTCTATCGCaaactcctgtatccagcggatacaatatctccagtatccagcggatacaatatctccagtatccagcggatacaatatctcccgtatccagcggataccatTTGTGGTTGATTGTGGATCGATTGGCAATTTCAATACTCCAAACAATACACATGCATCTACTACTACAAATTCTACAATTAAAATCATTATGAGAGGGCCACATTTGAGAATCGCATAGGGAGGGCTTCTATCGCaaactcctgtatccagcggatacaatatctccagtatccagcggatacaatatctacagtatccagcggatacaatatctccagtatccagcggatacaatatctcctgtatccagcgaaTACCATTTGTGGTTGATTGTGGATCGATTGGCAATTTCAATACTCCAAAAACTACACATGCATCTACTACTACAAAttctacaaataaaatcattatgagAGGGCCACATTTGAGAATCGCATAGGGAGGGCTTCTATCGCaaactcctgtatccagcggatacaatatctcctgtatccagcggatacaacatctcctgtatccagcggatacctTTTTTGGTTGATTGTGGATCGATtggcaatttcaatattcaatACTACAATTTCTACCATCAAATTCTTCAATATAAAAAAGTTTAATTTAGATTAAAATCGTTTTAATCGTCTACTTATCGGGCACACTAGCGTGACACGTGCTTGCTGGAATGCTCCTACGCGGATTTTTAGCCCCTTCGGCAGTTTAAAGTAATTCGTTTGATAAAATCTTAAACAAATTAAGTGAATGTGAAATTCACAAAATTTCATAAGACATTGTTGGTACTCCTAAAAGAATCCCCATATAATCCAAAACAACATCCGATCCCTCCAATTGAAATGAATTTGCCTGTTACCTGAAAAAACTCTTTGTCTTTTCCCCCAGAACATATTCACTGATCAAAAACAACAAAGAGGACACTTCAAATGAAAATGGAGCGAAGAGGTAATACGagaaaatacaaaaagtgaagaaatatatacatataataataaaattaaataggAAGAAAAAAGCAGTAAACAGAGTAAATCATAATTGAAACACTCACCTGTTCCCATTATTATATTGTGAAGCGCTGAACATTACTTGCTGTTTCCTTTTATTGCGCTGTTGTAGTTTGTTGTTGTAGTATGTTTTTGTAGTTTGTTGTTGGTAGTTGGTagtcacacacaaacacatacaaaaaaatacaaaataaatagtAAATTCGTGTCGCCTCGCATTCCTTGCCAGTCCTTTCAACATTAATTTTACTCGTTCGCACATTCACTCACAATAGGCTCTTTTTACTTGATTTTCTTTTTAGATTccctttagcttatttatacatttttattttattatttatttatttgtattttgctatttatttattttgtattttaatatttatttatttgtatttttatttttatttttttatttttttatttaattgtagATATTTCCCtttaattgtttatttattcacagaTATTTATTTgttcaaatttatttttatttctgTACGTTTTTattaaaatgtttaattttttctttatatttatttatttttatttcatataattttgttatttttttttgtttttttttgttatttacatatatatttactttatttatttttgtattttgttgtattgtattttttttattaaatgtatttattaatttttttatttttttgttaaattttATTCTATAATTTATTATGtttcttttattatttatttattttatttattatttatttatttttttttttatttgtattcaatttttttttttattttttttatacatataaatattacatatatttttatttaaatttatattttattgtttgtatttttttattaaatgtatttatttatttttttatttaaatgtgaatatttttatattatttattattaatttataatttattttattttttaatttgtttatttaaattaatttatttttattttataattttttttgtatttttagtttttttttaaattttgtttttttatttaaatgaatttactttaattttatttttcttttgtttacTGATTTATTCCTttgattatttatttaaatttatttatttatattttattaattatttatttaaatgtttttatttatattttattaactatttaattaaatttatttatttatattttattaattatttatttcaatttattttatcactttattatttttagtttttttttgttttatttataatttgtttatttttttttttatttatattttattattatatttttcaATTGAATTATTATTCATTTTATTATTAATGAGTttcatttatatttttattaaatgGTGATCACAAAGAAGGAATATTTAATTGAAGGGCGCGCGCACGCACTTTTCGAAACACACGATTTAGTTGTCCACTTTTATGACCGTATTGGATGATGGACCGGGGGGAACTGAGAACTGTGATAAGAGTGCAGCAGCGTCGACGGCTCAAAGCTTCTTCGAAGAACGAGAGCAGAGCTGGTGTCCGAAAGAGCGTAGCGAACGACAGTGGGTGGTGAGTGGGCTGCAGCAGTTCGAGATAAGTGATAAGAGCGCAGCAGCGTTGGCCGCTCAAAACTTCTTCGAAGAACGAGAGCGAAGCTGGTGTCCGAAAGAGCGTAGCGAACGACAGTGGGTGGTGAGTGGGCTGCAACAGAGCAAGATAAGTGATAAGAGCGCAGCAGCGTTGGCCGCTCAAAACTTCTTCGAAGAACGAGAGCGAAGCTGGTGTCCGAAAGAGCGTAGCGAACGACAGTGGGTGGTGAGTGGGCTGCAACAGAGCAAGATAAGTGATAAGAGCGCAGCAGCGTTGGCCGCTCAAAACTTCTTCGAAGAACGAGAGCGAAGCTGGTGTCCGAAAGAGCGTAGCGAACGACAGTGGGTGGTGAGTGGGCTGCAACAGAGCAAGATAAGTGATAAGAGCGCAGCAGCGACGACGGCTCAAAGCTTCTTCGAAGAACGAGAGCAGAGCTGGTGTCCGAAAGAGCGTAGCGAACGAAAGAGGGTGGTGAGTGGGCTGCAGCGGTGCAAGATAAGATAAGCAGCGTTGGCCGCTCAAAACTTCTTCTCTCCCCACAGTATACTCTCTTTTTCTTTGGCTCTCAGCTAGCTCCTAAATTAGCATGCGTCTGTGAAGACAAGAGCATCGCTTCGTTCTCTGTTAGCTCACGCTCTCATGTTCTTTCGCTGTTAGCTCGCTACTAAATTAACATGCCTCTGTAACAACAAGTAAATTGCTTCGTTCTCTGTTAGCTTACGCTCTTATGTTCTATCGCTGTTAGCGCGCTACTAAATTAACATGCCTCTGTAACCAACTTTCCCTCCCAAATTATAAATTACTGATGATAATAAAAGGTAGCTGCTATGAAACTACCAACAGTGGCTGCTATGAAACTATTAAAACCAGAATTTTGAATTTTGGGGTATAAAAATACCCCATAGTACTATGAAGGGTTAATCGCAGCGTCAGCTGTTTCGGCCAGAatttcggtttcggttcaaAGTCCGTCCACTTTCGCGAAATCTGGTTTGATTATTTGTTATTGCCGAATAATTGTATTGCGATTAGATAGTCGGTCTGTCGAACCGGGCGGGCTACGTAATTTGGAGCAGCAAAATGCAACGGATTGGCGGCAAATCCATTCTCGTGAGACTCTACAGCAGCATGAAGGTAATTTCATTTGTTCTGCTGCAGCATCTCTGTTAATTAATGGGATTTTTTGTGATCACCAGGTGAAAATTCCAGTGAAGCAGGGTATTGTTGTGGGCCAGCAACAGAAGCTGCCAAGTGGCCTGGAGTACAATAGTTTCTTGGGGGTGCCATACGCCGAACCACCTGTTGGTAACCTCAGATTTCGAGTAAGTGCTTTCCCAACCTGCAACAGATATTTATAACGTAATTTGCACATTTAGAGCCCCGTGCCGCAAGAGCGCTTCGAGGAGCATGAGCTGGACTGTAGCAGGGAGAGAGACGTGTCGCACCAACGCGATCCTTTCACCACAGAAGTGGCTGGCTCCGAGAACTGCCTCTTCCTCAATGTGTACGCCCCCAAGGGCAAAAGATCATCGTCGCCCTTGCCCGTCATGGTGTGGATTCACGGCGGTGGCTTCTTTTTTGGCAATGGCAACAGCGACTTGTGAGTGGATCTGTTCACAGCTGCTCAGAGTAGAGCTAAGCTCTAAACTAAATACTTTCAGCCACTTTCCAGCCAAGCTCATGGAGCAGGATGTGATTGTGGTCACCTTGAACTATCGCCTCGGTGCCCTGGGATTCCTTAGTTTGCCGGAGGAAGGCATACACGGCAATATGGGACTGAAGGATCAGCGCATGGCCTTGCAGTGGCTGCAGGAGAACATAGCCAGCTTCAATGGTGACCCCAACAATGTGACCCTCTTCGGCGAAAGCGCTGGTGGGGCGTCCGTTCACCTGCATACATATTCCCGACACGCCAACAAACTCTTTCATAAGGCCATCATGCAGAGCGGAACGGGCAACATGGAATGGGCGTTTCAACCAAATGCGGTATTTAAAACACGTCGACTGGCAGAACTGCTGGGCGGCGGCGATTTTGGGAGCAACACGAAGGCCCTGTTGGAGTTCCTTCAGTCTGAGAAAGTAAAACCGATTGGTATTTTGGCCAATACGATGAAAGTACTGACTGCGGATGAGCGGCGTCGTCACCTGCCGTTCGTCTTCAAGCCTGTTGTCGAGGAGGCCAGCAGTCCGGATAGTTTCATCGATCAGAATATTTTGGATCTGATGCACAAAAAGGACCACGTGGGGAAAATGCCCATGATCATGGGCTACAACTCTGCGGAAGGACTGGCAATGATTGTGAGGGCCAAGACGAAACTGGAGGACTACGAACAAGATCTTGCGCGAACGGTGCCCCGCAACCTGGTGCCAGACCCACAGGCACCAGAAGCTCAGGAAGCAGCAGCTGACATACGTAACTTCTACTTCGACGGCCAGGCATTGACCAAGAAACATCTTAACAGTATGGTGGATTTGTTCTCCGACTATCACTTCAGCATGGATCTGCAGATTACGGCAGAGATCCATGCCAACTGTCAGACGCAGTCGCCACTGTACTTCTATCGTCTGGACTACGTTGGCGGTCGCAATTTATACAAAACCATCTTCCAGAATGAGAATCTTCGCGGAGTAGCCCATGCTGATGATATTTGCTATCTATTCCAGATGGCCGGCGACGATTCTCCGATGCAAAAGGAGGATGCGCTCGTCTCGGAGAGGATTTGCCAGATGTGGGCGAATTTCGCGCGGCACGGAAAGCCATCCGACAGTTGGAAACCTGTACAAAAAGCCCTGCCTGGCCAGCCCATGCAGCTGGACTGCCTACTCATTGATCGGGAATGTAAAATGCAAAAGAATCCGGATGCAGACCGTATGGATTTCTGGCGCAGCATGTACAAGCGATACAGCCCCCAGTGTTCTGTGAGGGCCAAACTGTAAATTGcattgaaaaaataaaaactctAAAATTCTTTGACACTAAAATTTTCGTGGAGGGTATTTTAGTGGGTTAACTGTTACCCATTAGTTTAAACCTTGCtgtagtcaaaatacaataaatggGATTCCTTAAAAAtagccaatcttgtagaaaatttattcattaaaGGCTTAAAATTCTATAGACAGGGCTAAGCTCTTAAATAGAAAACATTGTTCGACGGAAtctcaaaattgagcaatatgatATATGAACTTTttgctaaaacctttttttagactaaatccaacaaaagcaagactttaaaataaaacagtgaagtggaaaatagattcattaattgtataaaactatgtgggcatagCTGGGCGTTCtttctagctagtaatattcgacggaatatcaaaatataGCAACATGAACGACTATCTTCttcgtttgttttgttttgtaaaAATAAGCCAGTTAATTCGAAAAATGATTCATTAATCgaataaaactatgtgggcatggcttaATGTTCTAcatagctaataatattcgacggaacaTCAAAATTTTGCAATATGGTTTCCAATCCTTGACGGAGAACCATTAACCTATTATAAGCAAAatttccaccgaaaataatgaaaatttaataatgttagcgcagttcaggtaaAAGATATAGTGGTTTTTTTAAAAGTTCATACGAAAGATGGCATGAATCTACAATTAGTATTAGcaatcgttaatattttccgccacTTACCTCAAGTAgttgaactatttaaatagagggggctttAGTGGGCTAACTTCGGTTTTTCATCATACGAGACGCTATTGTTGTTGAAGAACCAAAATTGAGGCAAAAAAATCAaagtcaagtatttaaaataagccagtcaagtagaaaatagatgcattaattggataaaattatgtgggcaggacTGAGAGAacgctagtaatattccacggaatgtAAACATCGTGGAatatagaacttgaattcgtcagtatatttacggtatatttttaaaatgagacggtatattttggtatatttctgagggttgAAATAAACTAAAACAGACCAGTGCTGCCAGAATTGGATGATATAACAAAATACGAATTAGAAATATATGACTCTTGTCCGATTTCTCGCTACAAATTAACAAATATTACaattacaaaaataaaaaaacagaAATTTGTTGTACTAAATTATTTTTagccaaaataagctaaatgaACTGTTAAATAAGCTAGATTTCAAGCTATAAGAATTTCAATTATTTTTCAAGCTATTTGCTAGCCAAATCTAGCTTAAAATAAGCTAAGATGGCAACACTGAAACAGACGCCACTTCTGAATTGGCGCTAATAGAGACGCGAAGTAAAACGGAATTGAATTGTGAATAAGTTTCAGCAATATGTACGTAAAAAAGCTGGTGCTCGACGGCTTCAAATCGTACGGTCGGCGCACGGAAATCGATGGCTTCGATCCGGAGTTTACGGCCATCACCGGTCTGAACGGCTCCGGGAAATCCAACATTTTGGACAGCATTTGCTTCGTGCTGGGCATCAGTAATCTGCAGAATGTAAGTTCCGCCAGATACATATAACACAACATTATTTAATGCGCCAGAAAAAATTTAAAGGTGCGCGCCTCCGCTCTGCAAGACTTGGTGTACAAGAATGGACA
It encodes the following:
- the LOC108160323 gene encoding esterase B1, whose translation is MQRIGGKSILVRLYSSMKVKIPVKQGIVVGQQQKLPSGLEYNSFLGVPYAEPPVGNLRFRSPVPQERFEEHELDCSRERDVSHQRDPFTTEVAGSENCLFLNVYAPKGKRSSSPLPVMVWIHGGGFFFGNGNSDFHFPAKLMEQDVIVVTLNYRLGALGFLSLPEEGIHGNMGLKDQRMALQWLQENIASFNGDPNNVTLFGESAGGASVHLHTYSRHANKLFHKAIMQSGTGNMEWAFQPNAVFKTRRLAELLGGGDFGSNTKALLEFLQSEKVKPIGILANTMKVLTADERRRHLPFVFKPVVEEASSPDSFIDQNILDLMHKKDHVGKMPMIMGYNSAEGLAMIVRAKTKLEDYEQDLARTVPRNLVPDPQAPEAQEAAADIRNFYFDGQALTKKHLNSMVDLFSDYHFSMDLQITAEIHANCQTQSPLYFYRLDYVGGRNLYKTIFQNENLRGVAHADDICYLFQMAGDDSPMQKEDALVSERICQMWANFARHGKPSDSWKPVQKALPGQPMQLDCLLIDRECKMQKNPDADRMDFWRSMYKRYSPQCSVRAKL